A genome region from Neoarius graeffei isolate fNeoGra1 chromosome 21, fNeoGra1.pri, whole genome shotgun sequence includes the following:
- the guca1a gene encoding guanylyl cyclase-activating protein 1 → MGNSTGCTVDDLQAIEMHLWYKKFMTECPSGQLTLHEFKQFFGLRGLDPEANAYIEQMFRTFDMNKDGYIDFMEYVAALSLVMRGKMEHKLRWYFRLYDVDGNGCIDRHELLNIIKAIRAINGSDSQEMSAEEFTNRVFDRIDVNGDGELSLEEFVEGARRDEEFMEVMMKSVDLSHIVAMIHNRRNSV, encoded by the exons ATGGGGAACTCCACAGGATGCACAGTAGACGATCTCCAGGCCATTGAGATGCACCTGTGGTACAAGAAGTTCATGACTGAGTGTCCTTCAGGTCAGTTAACTCTCCACGAGTTCAAGCAGTTCTTCGGGCTCCGAGGTCTTGATCCAGAGGCCAACGCTTACATCGAACAGATGTTTCGCACCTTCGATATGAACAAG GATGGTTATATCGACTTCATGGAGTATGTGGCAGCACTAAGTCTTGTAATGAGAGGAAAAATGGAGCACAAACTGCGCTGGTACTTCAGACTGTACGATGTGGATGGCAACGGCTGCATAGACCGACACGAGCTGCTCAATATCATAAAG gctATCCGTGCTATTAATGGCAGCGATTCTCAGGAAATGAGTGCTGAAGAGTTCACCAACCGTGTGTTTGACAGGATCGATGTGAACGGAGACG GTGAGCTGTCACTAGAGGAGTTTGTTGAAGGAGCACGGCGAGATGAAGAGTTCATGGAGGTGATGATGAAGAGTGTGGACCTCAGTCACATTGTGGCCATGATCCACAACCGCAGGAATAGTGTGTAA